Part of the Zea mays cultivar B73 chromosome 4, Zm-B73-REFERENCE-NAM-5.0, whole genome shotgun sequence genome is shown below.
TCACAGGGCGTCAACAAAGATTCAGACCAACAGAGCAATTCTGTAGGCACATGAAGCACCTAAACAGTACATTTGGCAAGTATTTAAATTGGAAGTACTTACAAGGGGTAAATTGATTGTATTTGAACATCCGCAGGGAAAAGCTTGCACTCCTCTGAAAAAATTTGGGCTTGTTTCTCAGCAATTGAATCTACTAGTTGCACATCCTTCTCCAATTGCTTATCAACACTACAACGGTACAAATTGTTCTCAGTACTTTATGTTAGGTACCCTCCTCATATGCAAATTATCACAATACTTTTTCTTTGTAAACAGATTTCATTTGGCATCATGTATTACGATGTTGGAAGAAAGTTTTATCACAAGCTTCCCAAGTTTTATGTATAATCAACATAGTAGGTACATTTCATTTCAGATAAAAATAATTGTGTGTAAACCCGACCTCCATTCTGGATTGTCAGCGTAGCAACTAGCTTCCACTAGGTCAACAATAAGATGGAGCAGTTCCACCCGCTCCTCATAGCTACCTCGACCCTGCAACAACGACAGTTATGAACTGATGAAAGATGGCACGCCATACATCTCAGTTTGCATTTGTGCTGTGCTAGACATCTTGGTATCTTGCATGGCAATAGCAGCATAAAATCCAGCAAATTTAACACATAACACATATAGGCCAGCCATTTCTCTCACCTGAATCGCCTCGGTGTCCGCCGAAGGTGTGATGCCCAAGAAGTTGGCTATCTCCGCCAGGTCTGCAGAACCACACGCCATGGTCAGCACCACGCGCGATCCCGGGAAAGGAAAGCATTTTAGCCTAATGATGAAACCAAAACGTTACGTTGGATCCTGTTGTTCTCCTCGTCGCGGTCCAGGCTATCCCCTTGCCAGTTCTGCTGCGTGAAGGGCGATCTGTCGCCTAGGAGCCTCCGGAACGCGCACACACCAAACGAGCAGACCGTCAGTTCCTAGCCCGAATCCCAAAATCGAAGGCCAAacccagcagagagatcacagctCCCAGAAAGCAGGAGAAGCGGAGAGGAAAGGAAATGCGGCGCGTACCGGAAGAAGAGCCACTCGAGGAGGCGGTAGCGCTCGACGCCGGCGAAGAGGAGGGATTGCGCGGGGGCGTTCGCCCGCGGGTACTCCAGCAGGGATAGCTTCCGCTGGATCTCCTCCATCTGCTTCGACGCCATGGTTGCTCTCTGCTCCGCTCCGCCGCGGCGGCCGGCCGTTGGTGGGGATGGTGGGTATTGGGCTGACGGCGACTGACCAACGAGCTAGATGGTAACGAGATGTGTTTGATAGTTCCCCAAATTTTAATTTTCCTACCGATCCCTTTCAAAATTCGACGAAAGGGTCGTCGCATACTCGCATGCGTTTAGTTGCAAATCAGGATTGATTCATAAGGAGCCCGCTAATTGGGCTAAAATTCATAACTATCGGCTAGAAGGCCCAAGGCCTGCAGTGAGACCAAGTATCCGCAAATGGGCCTCAAAGCCCCACTAGCTCTCACTCGCCTCCCCCAGCCAGAAGGCGCATCCAAACCCTACCCAGCGCCCAACATATAAATTACGTGCTCCCTCTTCGCCGCCGTCTCTCGCGCCGCCACTTCCCTCCCGACCCACTATCCCAAAACCGTAGCGCCCTCGCCtgctcgccgccgccgtcgttgCGAGCTCCCCATCTTCCTCCGTCAACCATGGCGACCCAGatcagcaagaagaagaaggtacgcgAGCTCCTCCTAAACGTAGCGCTACCAGCCCTTCTCCCCCCTGCGTCGATGGATCTGACCTGTGCTCTTGTCCGTAGTTCGTCAGCGACGGCGTGTTCTACGCCGAGCTCAATGAGATGCTGACGCGGGAGCTCGCGGAGGACGGCTACTCCGGCGTGGAGGTGCGCGTCACACCGATGCGCACGGAGATCATCATCCGCGCCACGCGCACGCAGAACGTGCTCGGCGAGAAGGGCCGCAGGATCAGGGAGCTCACGTCTGTCGTCCAGAAGAGGTTCAACTTCCCCGAGAACGGCGTCGAGCTCTACGCCGAGAAGGTCGTCAACCGCGGCCTCTGCGCCATCGCGCAGGCTGAGTCCCTCCGCTACAAGCTCCTCGGAGGCCTTGCCGTCCGGAGGTATAACTTGATAAGACCCTACTCCCTACCAGCTAGCTGTGTGATTTGCTGATTTTGATGTGCTTGCTACTACTTATAATTTGTATATTCTTGTTCGTTGAATTGTATTTAAGTGGTAACTATAGCATCGAAAAATTAGGAATACCTTGCCTACACTACCCAAAATTTGGAATTATTAGGAGATCATAACCTATAATTTGCTTATAATCTATTTAGAAGAATTTTGAGTTGCTTAAAACTTCCAAGTTGAGACGTTAGTCATTGGTTAGAATGCTTGCACCTGTGATTATATGTTCTGCCTTCAGTTCTTGTTGGTTAGATATTGTACTGGTGCAGAAAGGAAATGCTGCTCCTTGAGGCAGTGGCGGCCAGACAACCGTTGAGACAGATCCACAGATAAATGACTAATATCCTGTTTGTCTACTAAATCTGTCTCACATTTCTTCAGTCCCATTGACCTAATAGCATAGCAACTTCATTGACCTTAATAGTCCTTTACAGTAGTTGTGCCCACTGCATGCAAATTTATCGTGTATCAAATACATTTTTCATTTTTGGCACCTATATTTATATTTACCTGCCATCTTTTATGGTAGTGGGGCTTAAGATGGTGCATAGAGGAAATGCTGCTCTTGTAGTAGCGGCGGCCAGACAACCGCTGAGAGATAGATCCACAGATGAACAATCTTTCTGCTGTTTGTCTACTAATTCTATCTCACATTCTTGACATGAATGGTACTCATAGGCTCATTAATTTTCTTCTATGTGCCGCCTTTCTATCCATCGTATCAATTTATGCCTTTGCTAATATATTTTCTTGTTTGGATGATAAAGTGTCATTGTTCGTTGGGCGTATCATTAATTCTTGTGTTAAAAAATGCTACCTAAGGTTGTTACCCTGTCCAGTATTACAGTTAGTCTAGTTCTCCTTACTAACATGCTTGTTTTGTCGGCAGGGCCTGCTATGGTGTTCTTCGCTTTGTTATGGAGAGTGGTGCCAAGGGTTGTGAGGTTAGTGCTCCTGTGCACTATGAGGGTCTGTTCATTTTCTGATGATTGGTGAATGCATGTCGACAGCCTTATTTGTTCTAATACAGGTCATTGTGAGTGGAAAGCTCAGGGCTCAAAGAGCCAAGTCCATGAAGTTCAAGGATGGCTACATGATCTCATCTGGTCAGCCAGTGAATGAGTACATCGACTCAGCTGTGAGACACGTCCTCCTCAGACAGGTTTGTTTTGCTACAATTGCCCGTTGTAATGTCTGTTTGTCTCTGGGTAAGCACTTCATTTTCGACGTTCCAAATGTAATTTCTCAACAAACATCTTTTTCTGTCGTGCAGGGTGTTCTGGGTATCAAGGTGAAGATCATGCTTGACTGGGACCCGAAGGGCAAGGTTGGCCCGATCACCCCTCTTCCGGACCTGGTGACCATCCATACCCCGAAGGAGGAGGACGAGCTGCGCCCTCCTGTCTTGGCAGCTGAGGTCTAAGGTCCCAACAGCGTCCTCGAAATGGCAGTTTGATCTGGTCCTAGCTAGGTTTGTATCTTATGATAAGGGCAGTGCTAAGACAGTTCGTTCCGTGTCACTTCTGTTTAAAATTAAGTTTTGCCGAGACAAGCTATATGTACCGGATGAAAGTGTGGTTCCTTATTGTATGCTCTGGAATTTTATTTTTGGTATGTTTATTTTTTGCCTTAGTTCAACATGCCTCCTGCTTGGACAAAGTCAAATTAAAAAACATGCTTGGACAGACAGCGTCATGTGGATTGAGCCGTTTGTATTTTCTGTCGATTTGGACCAAAATGTAAATATAAATAAAGTACATAGCGTAGCCTCAATCTGCGGGTGTTGTGTTAATAGCGAACGGTGCAGGCTTCAATAATTCAACTCGGCAGTTCTTGCCGGCTTGCCCTTCAATCCACTTACACGAACTAGGTAACAAGCAACGTATGTACAAAAGCTTAAACGTGATAAAGATAGCTGCAATATTTTTTAACATACATGTATATAGATATAAACTATAATAATCTAAGCTTGATATAAATACAAAAGTCAAACACTAGAGATCAATTATGATGGTTTTGTCGTATCTAGAAGATTGAACTAATTTCTAGTCTTTGGTGGATTAATCCACTTACATGACCTAGGTAAGCAATATAATAAATTTTAATGTTTAATAATGAGTTatatctctactatacttaaagcactaaTTTCAATGGTTGTGCGTCATCTTTTTAAAAAAAGTCAACCCagtgtaaaatgttaaaaacggtACAACCCACACCCTGATGGAAAAAGGGTGTGAGATACTAGGCGAAGCTGTCTAATCAGTACAACATCATGCACAAAtatttataatattgaatataaattgtaaatatgtatatatgattttttgtaaaataaaaaataatcgtgttgggccgggccagcactacggaccGAGGCTATGGCCCAAGCACCGCACGACGCTCGTACCGAGTTGACCCATGCACTATTAAATGGATCGTGCCTCGAGCCGGCTCGCCAGACACGACCCATTTGGTTATCTATACCTCCggacgataatgatggtcctcgcctcagttgccaccaTCTCGTTCGTcattctcttcttttctctcccctcatgcctctaccttcgcgccaccccattctcggcagagggtgtgggagcaggcgcctcctccTCGTATTCGTCTAACAGCAGCCTTGACGCTGACTCGcgtagtggctattgcacgtccacgaggatgtttcacatcatgcgcgcaTCATCGTTTTCACCGTTGTCGAACGTCCTGTTCATCTTCCCGGCTTTCACGTTGTTCTTCCTCCCAACCTGTTGCCCCCACCCACGATCGCAGTCACGAGCCGACCGATGCACGTCGACGCTggtacggggcgagtcggtcaTGTCCTGGCCTTTCTCTATGCGTGTCGTCGAGGAGGAAatggtggcgcctgccacgctttggttatcttggcgatgaggagtccatatctgagatattggacaaccaaggcccgtagcgtggcaacagtcgacatatgctacggagttAGTGGTGGTATTGTGTCGCTTCGAcgggtccagggctgggaagacattcgcattctctcgcccttctcgggtTGACACCTAttgcgggtgcctctcggtttagAGCTGCTCTCACTAGGCTTATTTCTCCGCTTACGTGCTCTCTCCTTATATATCTAGCAGTATAC
Proteins encoded:
- the LOC542639 gene encoding AUGMIN subunit 7; the protein is MASKQMEEIQRKLSLLEYPRANAPAQSLLFAGVERYRLLEWLFFRLLGDRSPFTQQNWQGDSLDRDEENNRIQHLAEIANFLGITPSADTEAIQGRGSYEERVELLHLIVDLVEASCYADNPEWSVDKQLEKDVQLVDSIAEKQAQIFSEECKLFPADVQIQSIYPLPDIAELELKLSEYTKKMSNLQQMVQELASKYDYNPNEDYAETELKLREYLQSFLETVKSFNTIYTKEIHPWTHMMEVPQLHGFGPAANRLLEAYNTLLKFLGNLRSLRDSYTAMAAGSLSASNEPSSVTKIISDCESALTFLNHSLSILSTSVAREQGGTL
- the LOC100274348 gene encoding 40S ribosomal protein S3-3, which gives rise to MATQISKKKKFVSDGVFYAELNEMLTRELAEDGYSGVEVRVTPMRTEIIIRATRTQNVLGEKGRRIRELTSVVQKRFNFPENGVELYAEKVVNRGLCAIAQAESLRYKLLGGLAVRRACYGVLRFVMESGAKGCEVIVSGKLRAQRAKSMKFKDGYMISSGQPVNEYIDSAVRHVLLRQGVLGIKVKIMLDWDPKGKVGPITPLPDLVTIHTPKEEDELRPPVLAAEV